In a single window of the Cucurbita pepo subsp. pepo cultivar mu-cu-16 chromosome LG18, ASM280686v2, whole genome shotgun sequence genome:
- the LOC111780055 gene encoding probable kinetochore protein SPC25, whose amino-acid sequence MENKAEDSVCERMESLRIVREKEIAVQQQKMESFADSFRKSLESITARSRENARSQGKLGELKARLREAEDELVKALAVKTRKEAKRLALTDSLATSKSRIEELRNNLQDCKARRDEYSTTISRQSLALSPYEHKEPQESDCRNEIQEAISWYNRVLDFHIEGGHGVKFSFKKINVDDPDKEYSFTIRHGNDTYTLLDCNPSLQGIEELIHELNNTNGLFKFVRIMRRRFQEAAAEGVGAQALSLHQGSTIISMSAPGLTSSLDRSESSTEEIDNQVQLEETDKPSKKTSSGKKPAIQSLGSAFSLRRTPRFKVKK is encoded by the exons ATGGAGAACAAGGCTGAAGATTCTGTTTGTGAGAGGATGGAGTCACTTCGAATTGTTCGTGAAAAGGAAATTGCAGTTCAGCAACAAAAAATGGAGTCCTTCGCGGATTCATTTCGCAAATCTCTGGAATCGATCACTGCACGGTCCCGAGAAAATGCCCGAAGCCAAG gAAAACTGGGGGAACTAAAAGCGAGGCTGAGGGAGGCGGAAGATGAACTGGTTAAAGCTCTTGCAG TCAAGACTCGTAAAGAGGCTAAACGCCTCGCACTCACGGACTCCCTTGCAACTTCAAAATCTAGAATTGAAGAGCTCAGAAACAATTTACAAGACTGCAAAGCAAGGAGGGATGAATATTCAACAACTATATCTCGGCAATCCTTag CTTTATCTCCATATGAACACAAGGAACCCCAAGAGAGTGATTGTAGAAATGAAATTCAAGAGGCTATTTCTTGGTACAATAGAGTTCTTGATTTCCATATTGAAGGAGGGCATG GGGTAAAGTTCTCTTTCAAGAAAATCAATGTAGACGATCCTGATAAAGAATATTCTTTTACCATCCGTCATGGAAATGATACTTATACGT TGTTAGATTGTAACCCATCCTTGCAAGGTATTGAAGAGTTGATacatgaattaaataatacaaatggGTTATTCAAGTTTGTCAGGATCATGAGACGGAGGTTCCAGGAGGCTGCTGCCGAAG GAGTTGGGGCCCAAGCATTGTCTCTGCATCAAGGCTCAACGATAATCTCCATGTCAGCTCCAGGTTTGACATCATCATTGGACAGAAGTGAATCTTCAACTGAAGAAATCGATAACCAGGTTCAACTCGAGGAAACTGACAAACCTTCTAAGAAAACTTCATCCGGAAAGAAACCAGCTATCCAATCCCTTGGATCTGCATTTTCTCTGCGTCGAACTCCTCGTTTCAAG GTCAAGAAATAA
- the LOC111780051 gene encoding LRR receptor-like serine/threonine-protein kinase has protein sequence MPVNSWTLPSSSILILILCFSVFYLFPLPTSAINEQGQALLTWKLSFNGSNQALRNWDPNNQTPCGWFGITCNTNREVVEVVLRDVELPGELPSNFSSLSSLNRLVLSGVNLTGSIPKEIGVLSQLRTLELSDNGLTGEIPSEICALLDLEQLDLNSNHLEGSIPAGIGNLTNLKELILYDNQLSGEIPISIGNLKQLEVIRAGGNKNLLGSVPEEIGNCSSLEILGLAETSISGFLPSSLGRLKKLQTLAIYTTLLSGQIPHELGDCTELQNVYLYENSLSGSIPSTLGRLQNLQSLLVWQNNLVGVIPVELSKCNQLLVIDISINSLTGSIPSTFGNLTLLQELQLSSNQLSGEIPKEIGSCSRITHIELDNNQLTGTIPSELGNLTNLTLLFLWQNKLEGSIPPTISNCGNLEALDLSLNALTGSIPTGIFELKKLSKLLLLSNNLSGVISPAIGNCSSLFRLRANDNKLTGEIPPEIGNLKNLIFLDLGNNRLTGALPPEISGCRNLTFLDLHSNSLTKSLPEEFNQLSSLQYVDLSNNQIEGTPNPSFGAFNSLTKLILSNNHFSGPVPTEIGSCLKLQLLDLSCNQLSGNVPPSLGKIPSLEIGLNLSLNHLTGEIPPEFANLDKLGSLDLSYNQLSGDLHILADLKNLVVLNVSHNNFSGRVPETSFFTQLPLSVLSGNPDLCFAGEKCYADNHTGGGHHTLAARVAMVVLLCTACALLLAAVYIILKDRHSCRGCFNGSRGEDSDAAFDSDLELGSGWEVTLYQKLDLSISDVINCLTPANVIGRGKTGVVYRVCISSGLIIAVKRFRSSDKFSAAAFSSEIATLARIRHRNIVRLLGWGANRRTKLLFYDYLPNGNLGELLHEGNGRVGLDWESRFKIALGVAEGLAYLHHDCVPAILHRDVKAHNILLGDRYEACLADFGLARLVEDGPSGSSSTNPQFAGSYGYFAPEYGCMLRITEKSDVYSYGVVLLELITGKRPADSSFAEGQHVIQWVRDHLKKKKDPILIMDPKLQGRPDPQIQEILQTLGISLLCTSDRSEERPTMKDVAALLREIQQDHLANVAEAVDKPPRNNSNATSLETTSFSSSSTARASHLLFTLPLQESSRCSYVSLSSSSTYTPREQ, from the exons ATGCCTGTAAATTCATGGACCCTCCCCTCCTCATCTATCCTAATCCTAATCCTCTGTTTTTCAGTCTTCTACCTCTTCCCTCTCCCAACTTCCGCCATTAACGAACAGGGTCAAGCTCTACTCACTTGGAAGCTGAGTTTCAATGGATCAAACCAGGCTCTACGTAATTGGGACCCTAACAACCAAACTCCATGTGGGTGGTTTGGAATCACTTGCAACACAAACAGAGAAGTAGTGGAAGTAGTACTGAGGGACGTGGAATTACCTGGTGAACTTCCTTCGAATTTCTCTTCGCTCTCGTCGTTGAACAGGCTCGTCTTGTCTGGTGTGAACCTCACCGGTTCCATTCCTAAAGAGATCGGTGTTCTTAGCCAGCTCCGGACCTTGGAACTTAGTGACAATGGCTTAACTGGAGAAATCCCAAGTGAAATATGTGCCTTGCTAGATCTCGAACAGCTTGACCTCAATTCGAATCATCTCGAAGGATCAATACCTGCAGGGATCGGGAATCTCACGAACTTGAAGGAGCTGATTCTGTATGACAATCAGTTAAGTGGTGAAATTCCCATTAGTATAGGAAATTTGAAGCAGCTTGAAGTGATTAGAGCTGGAGGGAACAAGAACTTACTTGGTTCTGTGCCGGAAGAAATTGGTAACTGCAGCAGTTTGGAGATTCTTGGTCTAGCTGAAACAAGCATCTCGGGGTTCCTTCCATCCAGTCTTGGCCGCCTCAAGAAGCTTCAAACATTGGCAATCTATACTACGCTACTCTCCGGCCAGATTCCTCATGAACTTGGCGACTGCACTGAGCTCCAGAACGTTTATCTCTATGAGAACTCGCTCTCCGGCTCGATCCCGAGCACGTTAGGAAGGTTACAAAATCTCCAGAGTTTGCTAGTATGGCAGAACAATTTGGTCGGCGTTATACCGGTGGAGCTAAGTAAGTGTAACCAATTATTGGTCATCGACATTTCAATTAATTCCTTGACAGGAAGCATTCCTTCAACGTTTGGGAACTTGACATTGCTCCAAGAATTGCAACTGAGTTCAAATCAATTATCCGGTGAGATTCCGAAGGAGATTGGAAGCTGTTCGAGAATCACTCATATCGAGCTTGATAATAACCAGCTCACTGGTACGATCCCTTCTGAATTGGGAAATCTCACCAATCTGACATTGCTGTTCTTGTGGCAAAACAAGCTCGAGGGGAGTATTCCACCCACCATTTCCAATTGTGGCAACCTCGAGGCTTTGGATTTATCATTGAACGCCTTGACAGGTTCGATTCCGACTGGAATTTTCGAGTTGAAAAAGCTTTCCAAGCTTCTCCTCCTCTCCAACAACCTCTCTGGTGTGATATCGCCGGCGATTGGTAACTGTTCGTCTCTGTTTCGGTTACGAGCGAATGACAACAAGCTCACAGGAGAAATTCCGCCGGAGATTgggaatttgaagaacttgatTTTCCTCGACCTTGGAAACAATCGCCTCACTGGAGCGTTGCCTCCGGAGATCTCCGGCTGTAGAAATTTGACATTCCTCGATTTGCATTCGAACTCTCTAACAAAATCTCTTCCAGAAGAATTCAACCAGCTTTCTTCTCTTCAGTATGTTGATCTCTCAAATAATCAAATCGAAGGGACGCCGAATCCGAGTTTTGGAGCTTTCAACTCGCTCACGAAACTAATTCTCTCAAACAACCACTTCTCGGGGCCTGTACCGACTGAAATCGGTTCCTGCTTGAAACTTCAGTTACTGGATTTAAGTTGCAATCAGCTCTCTGGAAATGTTCCTCCGAGCTTAGGGAAGATTCCTTCGCTAGAAATTGGTCTCAATCTGAGCTTAAACCATCTAACCGGCGAGATTCCCCCGGAGTTTGCAAATTTAGACAAGCTAGGGTCATTGGACCTCTCTTACAACCAACTCTCAGGCGACCTCCACATTCTCGCAGACCTGAAAAATCTCGTAGTCCTCAATGTATCACACAACAATTTCTCAGGGCGTGTGCCAGAGACGTCATTCTTCACGCAGCTCCCTCTAAGCGTCCTCTCAGGGAATCCGGACTTGTGCTTCGCCGGCGAAAAATGTTACGCCGATAACCACACCGGCGGCGGTCACCACACGTTAGCGGCTCGAGTGGCCATGGTGGTGTTACTGTGCACGGCGTGCGCACTGCTACTAGCGGCAGTATATATCATTCTCAAAGATAGACATTCGTGTCGAGGATGCTTCAATGGGTCCCGCGGTGAAGATTCAGACGCCGCCTTTGATAGCGACCTGGAGCTTGGCTCAGGCTGGGAAGTGACATTATACCAGAAGCTTGATCTTTCAATCTCCGACGTAATCAACTGCTTAACGCCGGCCAACGTCATCGGCCGCGGCAAGACCGGCGTTGTGTACAGAGTCTGCATCTCATCAGGTCTAATAATCGCCGTGAAGCGATTCCGATCATCAGATAAGTTCTCGGCGGCAGCGTTTTCATCCGAAATCGCAACACTGGCGAGAATCCGGCATCGGAACATCGTCCGATTGCTAGGGTGGGGGGCGAATCGGAGGACGAAGTTACTGTTCTACGACTACTTGCCGAACGGGAATTTGGGCGAGTTGCTACACGAGGGGAATGGGCGCGTGGGGTTGGACTGGGAGAGTAGATTCAAGATAGCATTGGGAGTGGCGGAGGGTTTGGCTTATTTGCACCACGACTGCGTGCCGGCAATTTTGCACCGGGACGTGAAGGCTCACAACATTCTGTTGGGGGATCGCTACGAGGCGTGTTTGGCGGACTTTGGGCTCGCCCGCTTGGTTGAAGATGGTCCAAGCGGTTCGTCTTCCACGAACCCCCAGTTCGCTGGTTCTTACGGCTACTTTGCACCCG AGTACGGATGCATGTTAAGGATCACCGAAAAGAGCGATGTGTATAGCTACGGCGTCGTTTTGTTGGAGTTAATTACAGGTAAAAGACCCGCAGACTCATCATTTGCAGAGGGCCAACACGTGATTCAATGGGTGAGAGATcatttaaagaagaagaaagatccAATTTTGATCATGGATCCCAAACTCCAAGGTCGACCCGACCCACAAATCCAAGAGATCCTCCAAACATTAGGAATTTCCCTACTTTGCACTAGCGACCGTTCTGAAGAAAGACCGACAATGAAAGACGTGGCAGCTCTTTTACGGGAGATCCAACAAGATCACTTGGCAAACGTAGCAGAGGCTGTCGACAAGCCGCCACGAAACAATAGCAACGCAACAAGTTTGGAAACAACATcattttcatcctcttctACAGCTCGTGCGAGTCATTTGCTTTTCACGTTGCCTCTTCAGGAGTCATCACGTTGCTCGTATGTGTCATTGTCCTCATCAAGCACGTATACGCCGCGTGAACAATGA
- the LOC111780052 gene encoding short-chain dehydrogenase TIC 32, chloroplastic-like, whose protein sequence is MKMAFSVSIILSLGKLMKDTLRYLAGIAGPSGYGSKSTAEQVTQCSSFSSTSQLTAIITGATSGIGAETARVLAKRGVRIVMPARDMKKAAQVKEAIQRESPEAEIIVCEIDLSSLASVQSFCSHFLALRLPLNILINNAGVFSKNLEFSEDKVELTFATNYLGHYFLTETLLEKMIETAAKTGIEGRIINVSSVVHGWVKKDGLSFGQMLNPNNYNGTRAYAQSKLANILHAKEVSRQLQGRNARVTINAVHPGIVKTAIIRAHKGFITDSLFFMASKLLKTTSQGASTTCYVALSSQTEGKSGKFYADCNETNCSSLANDELEAQKLWTRTRNLINKQLSKLST, encoded by the exons atgaaaatggcgTTTTCAGTTTCCATAATTCTAAGTTTGGGAAAACTGATGAAGGATACTCTAAGATACTTGGCAGGAATCGCCGGCCCCAGCGGCTATGgctccaaatccaccgctgAACAAGTCACTCAATGttcctctttctcttccaCTTCTCAACTCACTGCCATTATCACCG gAGCAACTTCAGGAATTGGGGCGGAAACAGCAAGAGTATTGGCAAAGAGGGGAGTGAGAATAGTGATGCCTGCAAGAGACATGAAAAAGGCAGCCCAAGTGAAAGAAGCAATTCAAAGGGAGAGCCCTGAGGCTGAGATTATTGTGTGCGAGATTGATCTCAGCTCCTTGGCTTCTGTCCAAAGCTTCTGTAGTCACTTTCTTGCTCTTCGTCTCCCACTCAACATTCTCAT AAATAATGCAGGAGTCTTCTCTAAGAATTTGGAGTTCTCTGAAGACAAAGTTGAGTTGACATTTGCTACAAATTATTTGG GACATTATTTTCTGACGGAGACCCTGTTAGAGAAAATGATAGAAACAGCGGCCAAGACGGGCATTGAAGGAAGGATTATCAACGTCTCTTCGGTGGTGCATGGCTGGGTGAAGAAAGATGGTTTAAGCTTTGGTCAAATGCTCAACCCAAACAA TTACAATGGGACTCGTGCCTATGCACAGTCAAAACTGGCCAATATTTTGCATGCCAAGGAAGTGTCAAGACAGCTTCAG GGAAGAAATGCCAGAGTGACCATAAATGCAGTACATCCAGGCATTGTAAAAACTGCTATCATAAGAGCTCACAAGGGCTTTATCACAG attctttgttttttatggCATCAAAGTTGCTAAAAACTACAAGTCAG GGAGCATCAACAACATGCTATGTAGCACTGAGTTCGCAAACAGAAGGAAAGAGTGGAAAATTTTACGCAGATTGTAACGAGACAAACTGCTCATCCCTGGCCAATGACGAGTTAGAAGCACAAAAGCTTTGGACTCGAACTCGCAACTTAATCAATAAACAACTAAGCAAACTTTCCActtaa